The DNA window AATAAAGTATTTCAATTTCTATGGGGACTTAACTTATCAGTAGTTtaggaaaagtttaatttctcTGTACGAAATGCGTAACTATTACGACTATCCTGTTAAATCCTACCGTTAAATTTCAACTGTACTATCTACATTAGGGCTTGTTTTCAACTGGAGTCTTACTTCTTTCCATTTCGTAAATCATTATACCTGAACATCACTTTCTCTTAAGATTCTAAAGTTTAATTGAATATTCTTTAAGAAATCAAAATGTCAGCTATATCACAAAATACTTATATAAAGAGAAAAGAGTACGAAGGGTTTGAAAGAGTGCactaagaaaaaatttaaatatttttcgttttttcaAAAATTGTATTATACTCTGAAAAGTATCTACTAGATTCCTTTTCATAAGGTGAAAAACTAGgcttttaatgtgtttcaacGCACCTCTTATTTAATCTTCTGTATTTTGTTACCATGAACTAATATCTTCAATATTAACTatccatattttgttattatctttAACTGTTTTTTGAAATGTAGAAAATCCTCTTTTGTTACTTCAGTGTATTTTGCTTAATGTTAGTTactactttattttagtttattctcAATCATTTCTGCTGAGCTCTCATCTCCCAGTGGCAAGCCTGAAGGATTTTAcagctaaaaaccaggttttacCATTTCTTCTGGATATTATTTGTTGTCTTCTGGAAGAGTGTGGTCTTGGTGTACATAGATTTTCAAAAACTTCaggttacgaatcgaacgccttaacccacttggccatacaAGACCtgacgaatccccgtcacaccaaacatgctcaccatttcagccgtgagagcattataatgtgatggtcaatcccactattcgttggtaaaagagtaccccaaaagttggcggtgggtggtgaggactagctgccttccctctagtcttacactactaaatttggaacggctagcacagatagcccttgagtagctttacgcgaaattcaaaacaatcaaaaagCTTCTGATAGGTGCCATATCATAGGGACACTAGAGCAAGAGTGGGGCAAAAGGTCATTGTCcttctatttttaaaaaagggATCCGTGGCCATTCTACTTTTAACTGGAAGAGAGATAATTTTAACGAAACTTTTAACAGTGTAAGCGTATGTTTGAACgaatttccaaatatatatttattgccaagatcaaagtaaaaattataatggaaaacaaaaatctACAATTGTGACTAATGTTcgatttctttaataataatttcatcaaaaacaaatcttaataaaataattcaaaaaattaaaGTCTCAACCTTTCAGTTATGCCGTTATTTTAGGTAAAATTTGTTGGgatacattacaaataatttttcacaagCTGGTGTTATGATATCGCACATTTTTCGCTTCATTCGATATGAAATAGTTCAGGTGTTTATTGAGGTTATGGCTGTCGTATTTGACTTACTTAGaaatgtttcacatttttttacatgACTGCTTTTCCCACCTCTCACTACCAAATTCTGTTGTATTTCCAGCGCCATTGTGACAcacataaatttaattaataaaattccaCTAGAAGGGGTTGTAGAAAGATTAGTTAATTAGATTGCAGGGAGGTTGAATTGTGGGGTAGTTGTTATTAGTGGAGTTCAGCTAAACTAGGATCTTTTTACTAATGTAGTGTCTGAGGTATTACGGCGTGGAACCTTGCTTTTCTTATTGATAGGAACATAATTAATACGTTACTAGTGTTTACTGATTAtactaaacttttttttgtatttctagctGTATTAGGAATTCAGCTGCTTAAGTAATAAAGTGGAGCATTATGTAATTTGTCAAACATTTGGCAAGTGACATTTAATTATAGAAAATGATAGATATTTTTTTGGGCTATCATAATTTGGATCACATGTTTAATGTACATGGGCACATTTTCATTAATGTGGCTAAAGAAATGTCTTTTGGCACAATGTTAGATAAATAACTTAAAGGATTTAAGCAATGCTCAGTTGCTAATTGTAAAGTTAATGTAATTTTAGAGTTATGTATTGACATATTGATTACAAGTAAAAACACGTAATTATCTCTCTATACAAAATCAATAGTCAGGCctcatttggaatattgttttaacagtttcggTCTCATTATCTGAAAGATGTTATTGATTTACTGGAAATAATTTTGATGAAGGCTACAAAAATGACTTGGGGGAAGGGATGGAAGGTTAGTTATGGGGAAAAGTAAAAATCTCTTagcttattttcttttgaaaaagaaaGGTAATATCTTATTGGAATTTAGAAACTTACCAGTATATTTTCTGTGTGCTATAATCCAAAGATAATAGGGCGATAGGACACAAGTTTCAAATTAGACTCCAGTTAAGAGAGTTTTATTTTTGAAGAGGGTGAACGGTTTGTGGAATGAGTTGTCGTCGGCTGTAGTGGATAGCAGAACTTTACAGGTGTTTATTAAATGAGGATCGACAATGTTTTGACAGGTGAATTTACAATTTTCTTCTCTCAAGGGATGTATGTGTGTAAGGACAGCCTTGAAAATCCTTGTTATCCgcatggttatgttatgtttttattaattttactctCTGCTTCACACTTCCTAAATTTGTTGTATATTTCAGATACTTAATACTTTTTTGCTGAAATTCAAAGCATCTGAATATCACACACAAACATATGGtatcaaatgttttatgaaaatttttgtaatgtaatgAAATCTCACAGTcagattgtctgtttgttttccTCTTGTGAgagaaatttttaaaagtaacagCAACTAGTAATTATTAGAAGAAATaatatacatgatatatatatatatcgtccAAATCCACTACTGACTTAGTGGTGTCAAAATTTATCGTTCGGTTATCAgtaattattatcaatgttttatttaattctggCTCGTtcataataaaacatgtaaattactgtaataaacacaaatacgttcattttttttttttaaagtgaaagcCTCTCTGACTGAATCAATTGTCTGAAAGTTACTTTTGACAAAAATAGGTATTCAACAACGAGTATTACCTCCACCTGACATTTCATTATTGGGACatcattttgtttagttttgtaggGAATGTTACTGAGGGTGCTGTCAGAGTAGTGTCTGACTGTCTGATGTGGTGAATTAAAATATTGAGTTCATTTCTATTATCATCGAATTGTCTTTTTACGACTATTAAatcgttttatatttttcacttaaatAAAGTGCTTACTCTATGATTTTTAGGTCAATAAATTTATAGAATTCACACATACGTTTGtgacaataataaaattactaagtATAATATTTGACTAATACGTTTAAGTTTTGTACAGTTGTTGACCTGCGTGAAATAAAGAACAATGGGAAGTGCACTACCAAATATTTAATGTAGCTATATCTTTGAAAAGATTAAGTGCAAACAACgataaaaaactaaacattagtaAGATATTTTCTTCACCAGGTTACAATTCTTCGGTTCCCTGATAACCACTGGAACTAATACTTGCGTCAAGATATGAACAAGTACTCAGTCGCAATTTTAACTCATTTAGGTTTAATACAAAAAACGAAGACTCGGATGTCCCTTCTGTTTTCTCGGGTATACCAATAGGCACGGATTTGATAAGTAATACTAACTTTAAATTATGTTCCTAGTGTTTCAGTGGTGGATAAAAGTGAAATATGGATGAATATCAGCTTTATTAGGTGCTGCACTGACACAATAAAAcgattaaaaatatctaaatggCATGTAATATTTTCCTTTCAGTGTGTTATTATAcgacataattttacaagaaGCACTTTACGGTTAAAGGCTGTCGATCTTGACTTCACTCtgtgaataacaacaacaaaacaatcacTCATCGTAATAATATTCGTAATCATcatctttgttttctttctttttgcttTCCTGGTCTTCGTCagataatgttgttgtttccACATACAGAGCATCGTTTTTATGGTAAAACAGTTCAGACGAAGCACAGTCGACTTTGTTTACAAATCTACATGTGAACGTTTGTTGATCGTAAAGTGTATAATTAGGACAGAGAAAGTCGAATCTTTGACCGCCGAAACAGTAATGGAAAAGCTGGAaaaatgaataaagttatttatctaaAAGTAAAAATAGTATATATTGAGTCTGTGACTTTCAtcaactaaaacattttaaacattatcacTAAACTTACAATTTTACATTGCAAAACTGTTTCAACGAAATAATAAGCAGTGTTGCCAGAGCTAAGATACGACGTTATCGTATTGGAACCTTAAAATTATTCCGTTTTAAAAATTGTACATtgcaaatatttacaaatatgtaatttttaataacatcTAATTAGCTTTTACTGTACTGTAAAGAGCAAAACTGTTCGATTTTGCCCACTATCACGCTTTTTTAAACCTGTACTCTGGGAATAAGATCTATCACGGTCAGGTAATTAGGGATCTTGATTCCCATTCTGtaagttgcgggttcgaattcctttcacaccaaacatccacgccctttcagccgtatgggcgttataacgtaacggtcaattctactcattattcgtttgtaaaaaagtagcagTGGTcttcactgctaatttagggacgtctctttttaacttatcattaaATTCTGGATACATCCCATTCGAAAACAAGGAAATGTATTAATGTTTCTTAAAGAGGAAAAGCCAACAATAAACCAACTAGTTTTTGTCCTAACAGCTTGAACAGATGCTTCGGAAAAATTCTGGAATGAATAATAAGTAACAGACTGTGTTATTTAGGTCACATCAAAATTAATGGAAATCCAAAACGAACTAAGAAAATCCAGACAAATAACATATCACTTAGTTAGAGTAACTGAATCCACAGTAAACAGCTTCAATGAAAAAGAATGTACTATTGCATGCTTTCTCGATGTTGAGAAAGCATTTTTGCACTGTATGGTATAATGATTTAAGGTTTATAATTTCAGAATTAGAACTACTGCGatattattcgctggctatctagtATTCTGGAAGATAGAAAACGTAAAGTCGGAGCAGTCACTCCTGAGGCAGGCGTCACTTAAGAAAGAGtagttattttattcattatatgtGTTAGTAATATGCTCCTAGACGACAAAAATTATGAACATGCATCACTATTTGCAGATGACGTTTCCATCTGAAAGAATGCACAGACTCCAGCAATATCTGCCATCAGTCTAAAACCACAATTGAATAGAATACTTAAAATACTATCAAAAGAACCGCATCAAGATATTTGTTCCAAAAATCAATTTgcagttttaaaaacttacaaaacttcCCTTTAAACTTTACATGAATGTTATACTTCTACAAAGGAAAACATTGGCTAAATTTCTTGGCCAAACCTATGATCAGAAGTTAACGAGggttaaatatattaacaacataAAAGCAAAAGTTTGGCAACGTACGAACTACGTAATGTGTCTAACAAGCAAAAACAATGGAACATGAGCCAACAGTATACTCAAACTATTCAAGCAATATATCCGCCTAGTCCTAGAATACACATGTCCAGCTTggataaacacaaaacaagtataaaaaagccacaaacaatacaaaatacaggACTTACAGCCCACTGAGTACGAAGATCCAAGTTGTCTACGTTTCTAGACAAGTATGTGAACAAATAAACACCGCCTGATAAGCTCATACATTGGTTTATAAATACGACCTATTTTGTGAATTAGTGCGTTTTTGTACAGATGAGGAAATTAGCCTTTTATGAGAAATAATATATAAGTTAAGACCATCTATAGCTAAGCCTATATCCatctttagttagtttgtttttttagcttAGAGAGCATTTAAATTGGTAATTCATGTATAATGCTCTCGCAGTAtttaaactaatgaaacaaatatgtaaaacGGAACTGGAACTATTCACCATATGTGTGACTTCTTACCCAATAACGAACAAAGAGAAGGTGTGTTTCTTATGTAGAATATTTCCTTGATTATCATAATTGGATATGGCCTTGAAAttcgtttgaaattaagcacaaagctacacaatgggctgtctgtgctctgctcaccatgggtattgaaaccaggtttctaacggtgtgagtacgcagacatgccgctgtgccactgggggcatgaTCTTGAAAGGAGTAATAATAGATGCAATAGCACAACTTTTGATCATCATCTTATAATTAAAGTAATGTACAGCTGTAAACTAAGAAATGCAGCAAGGGGTTCAGATGAACCTGACCCTCACAGGTCTATAAGGAACTAAATCCTGACACCAACAAGAGAGATTAGTATGGTTATTCTTTCGACTTTCCTTAGCTTTTGAAATCTCACCTAACACTAGTATAGTATTTTACTTAGAAGTTTTAGAAATCGTTCACACGTTAACTGTGCTAGTTTACCCCTGCACTTATGATACGACACCATGCAAAGTCTTTTAAAACTGAACGTCATCACATAACTACACTGAGGTAATAGATCACGCGATCAAGTAGTTCTGCGTGGAACGGTTGTTGGTTTTGTCTGTCTCcaagtttatattataataatattaccgACCGTGTTTTTGTAGAACTGACGGCACCCACTGGTACTGAGTACCGAAACTTACTTTATTAGACGGTGCTTGTGCCGGGACTTATTTcagttactttgttgttttatatgttcataagtagtttatttctttttcaaaagcAAATTCATTTCACCCAGCTGAGTatctctactttttttttttaaatattccccTTGCATCTTGCTGTGACAACTTGAGGAGATATGTCAAATGTAATGATATAGCGGAAagttaatactagaaataaataacaacaatcttataacaccaaatttgggagttttttttatttactatttaaatggcccggtggttaagacactcaaactcgtaatccgcgggtcgcgggttcaaatccccgtctcaccaaacatgctcaccaaagaatagtccaagcgttggcggtgggtggtgatgactagctgccttctttctaatcttacactgcgaaattagggatggctagagcagatagccctagtgtagctttgcgtgaatttcaaaagcaaacaaataatactatttaaacaattaaaagcaTTGTACTGTCAGTTACCGTTTGTGTTTAGTCGAACGCTCTAGAAGCCGTAAAGCAAAACATGAGTGTAAACATATGGAAAGTAACAAATTTAGTGCAGTAAAGTCATtcatttctagtattaaaatgtcttGTGTACACTAATATACGTTGTAGAAAATAGACATAAAATTAtcgttattttttgtgttattgatTGTACATAGGTTAAAATTAGCGTACAAGTGGCAACACtgactcattgtttgttttgtttgtttgtttgtttttaatttcgcacaaagctactgtgctatctgtgctagccgtccctaatttagcagtgtaagactagatgtaaGGCAGCAagttataaccacccaccgccaactcttgggctactcttttaccaacgaatagtgggattgaccgtcacattataacgcccccacggctgaaagggcgagcatgtttgtcgagatggggatgcgaacccgcgaccctcagattacgactcgcacgtcttaatacgcttggccatgctgggcccactgACACATACTGTCACGATTCACATATGTTAggcatttaaaataattcttttatcaAGCAGCTGAAAATACTCTCATATTCTATGATGTAACGAATTtaccgttatacatttattttaatacctacgcttgtttcaatgtagttttctttttcacATGTGACACacattcttgactgtgtattgcgcaagtgtcgcctgttctcgaaatttatagaagatttttgacagtaaaaaacaacatttgttttacaaaaacgcgctagaacattgttgaaacttcgagaGCCTTGCGTGATTTATATAAAAaccgagagacagtaatagaagaaGATTATTATtcgtcagctacagtcagtatgctataggcttctgaagctataattgtaattaatgccTGTTAATAGCAAAACTAAAGAATTGGACTGGGAATCtctatatatttcgaacattacaaaccatttaacttcagtgaattaacttcggacgttagtatctCTACGAGAACATCAAATATTGTCGTCGGTGAGAAACTTACGAATGCTTCAAACTAGCTAGCCATCAAAAGAAGTGTACAgatgtatcaacatagaattaattttcTCGTTGATGAtccagttctagaccagatataagactcagtattgattgacagtttgtaaaattgtttaatataaatatcatttttaataaatattagtaataatcattattataaattgtattgctttTTGTTAGTAAATTCAAATctatttgtgttataaaagaaacttatgtgtatcaatcttgttggcaaatataattttatacatattaatatttaattagtttttaaatgaaaatgaaaaatttcggttatttgaaatcttaatacgtaaCGTACCTAATAtgataaatcggaaactcgtcagaaacaaattataatacgtaacataataaattgaatacATGTCCAAAATACATTACAATACGTAACAACAGCTAAAATTTGTTGTAAGAACATTTTGCAACCCCTATCTAATATATGCTTAAGCCAATTCGAAGTTAAACCGGAGCATGAATAATAGCAAACGAAGTATGAGAGAACAAAACTTCAGCTTTAAAGATAGGTTGAATgcgagcggtaagtctacggatttacaacgctaaaattaggggttcgatttccatcggtggactcagcagatactccgatgtggctttgctataaggaaaacatacacacacacactcgtacGGAAGCAAACAAGCTTGATAATTtagaaaagtaacaaaatattagtgTTTGTGTGAACAAACGAAACCTCAGATAATTATTGATTTGTAAACATTACACAGTGAGTGATTGGAAACCTTTTAATTCCaataacaactaaactaatatgaatgttacaaattttgttatgccttaaagtttttttgttttgttttttgaagtgatgaaataaaataatggtcTACTATCCATCCAGTGGTATACATAGATTATCACAGGCTCATAGGGGCGAAATATTGCTTTTTTTATTACATACTGTACTTACGTAAGGTAAACCATATTTTTCTTCACCTTACTCCCAGGTCTCATAAAAATGTTATGGCTACTACGACTGTATACAGATGCTCATGAATGATATACTATGAAACAGCAAACAGATGAATGCTAATGATATATTAcgaaagagaaaaaacaacaagaaattaaatcaaataatcaCCATTTCTTTCATGTAAGAAGTTATTTTTACCTGGCATCTGTGCGGAACGCTAGCATAATAACCATCATGACGGTCATTGCACTCAAAAATGATGTCATCTGGTAGGATGGGAAAGAAAGGATATCCATTCAAGTCGACGCCGTTCAGCTCTCTAGGAAGGTTGGGATCGGATAGGTAGTCAATATATCGACCGTCATACCTAGGTGGGTAATATCTGCGAGTGGTGGTGGGGACAGGGGTTGTTGTTGTGGTGGTGGTAGAAGTAGTTGTGGTGTTTGTGGGGGGCCTCCTGCCCCTTCTCCTGCTGAACGGCCTTCTGTTTAGATTTTCGTTGTCACGAACTCTTACTCTAAACCGACGTCGAGGGCGACGAAAGCGACCTCGAAACCGTCGTCTAGGTGGCGGTGTTGTCGTTGTGGTAGTGGTTGTGGTAGTTTTGTCATGGTCATCTTGGTAATAGTAATCTtcatagtagtaataataataatccggGTCCCTAGTCGACGTAACTAATTGATTCCTATTAGAGATTCTCCTTCGATTCCCATATTGTGAAACTCGTCGGGAAACCTGTCTCTTACTctgagtacaaaaattataataatgaatagttcttttaaaagaaaagtttttatttcatctacaTTTTAACACTTAACGTCTGTGTGACTCTTTACTTAGTTTTCACTGTTGTTGACCtaaccaaaatattttctttagatgaTTGTAAAACTATACACAATCAGCTTGTTTCACCAACAagaaatgattaatatttttctcaatataCGAGTTCACATTTTGACTGAAATATGACCATAAACTATTGTTTAAATAACCaattttgtaaatcagcaaccAAATTACTAACTTCAACGTTTTCAAGCTAGATTTCATTCTTAAGCCAGTTTGtaacaacttttttaaaaaattaccgTAAGAAGGAAAACAAGTAAACTCTGGATGTTTTCCTCGTATTTCTCTTTAACAAATATCTATTTCTACAATTTGTAAGTCTGGCGATGTCTTAATACTTTCATTGGTTTTCAGTGATCAAATAGTTAAATAACGCGAACGATAATGTACCCTATCAGTTATAGTAAAGTAAGAAGATGGAGTAAATTTTGGCAGTATTGGGCAATACATAGTGTCATGTCaactaaatgttattaataagGTTTCTTGACTTTATTTATAGTTCATTTGTATTCTTTGGCTTACCACCCCCATTTTCATTCTTCaattataatgttaatatgaGCGACTTGATTTGGAGTTTTGATTAACGGTGTCTGTTAGAAAGTATacttagtaacaaaatatgttaaatataaatggGTTTTCATTGTGTTATAAATTCTTAGCCTCTCGCACTTTACAGAGCATGGCTAGGCGGTTgaggtgcttgactcgcaatctaagatttacgggttcgaatctcgttccatcaaaaatgttcgccctttcagcgttatattttgacagtcaatccaactatttgttgataaaaaaaaagcagctcaagagttggtggtgggtggtgatgaatatctACTTTCCTTTCAGTCCTTTACCTCTAAATGAGAGACGattagtgtagatagccctcgtgtagctttgtgtgaaatttaaaacaaaccaaactcatcGCACGGGGTTTAGTTCGAGTCCTTAATGGCGTcaaacaaatcttacttttgatgaaaatattataaattattgtccTCGTACAAGATTTTAAAATTCCGAGACCCCTGCAAATGTAAACATTCGAAACCTACCAATCTATCAGATAACTGaaaattaactgtgttttattagaataatacaGTTCTGTACATACAGCGTACGtacattttcaaattaatctATGCTTTTAGAAATCTGAATAATTAATACGTAGAAGGGCGAGATGTGACTTAATTGTACCCAAATTATAAGTCTGTGATGTTTGCACCTCTTTACCGTAAAACCCACTATGGAACCTCCCATAAATATCCCATGGGTTACTAACGAATGTTTAAGAACGTCTGCTCtaatacagaaatattattttaagatatttggtttactaaaaattaaacataatttgtaaGTGTAACTTGAATTGCTGGCCCTATCTTTCCCCCACGTAGTCACAAACACACATGAAATCTGTGTCGCCATCTGCCATATGTAAATGTTGTAGAAATGGAAATTTTGTGTTGTGTTCAAGTGTCAGTTGTTTGCTAAAGGATATTTGTTGAACACGACATTTTTTACACATAgactgataaattttaaaatagaaatgcAGTGAAAAGCAGGAAAAGGAAATTGGTAACAGTGCCTTACTCTGAATTTGCTGTGTCAGAGACTCTACTGACacaaatataaatcatatttgtAATTTCATGATTAAGAATGGTATAATAGAAGTACAATACTTAATTCATGAGTAACATATAATGAGACAATGAGTATAAAAGTACAATATATCACGAATAAAGTTATCAATATACACGATTTTAATAAGACAAAACTTCGAGAacagtgaaatgttttataattgttttaacaaGTGTGTTTGGAAATCTATACATCTGTTTGAGTTTCCTTTTTAATATTAATCACAAAgagaacaaataatatatttgatgagAAGAACATCTGTCACGTTAATATCTTAACAACGAGGACGGTGATTACAATAATCAATAACTTACACAACATTTTATAAGACTCCTCTAGTATGAATTACTATATTAtccaaagaacataaaatataaacagtttatgaCTTACCAGCTCATGACAATCCGATGTAAAAAAGAACAGCTACCAAAAGAAAGCATGAAAATataatcaataacaaataaaggcaatagaaacattaaacaaactaatacacgaatcaaaataataagttttagaaCTTCTTATTTCTGATAaggttttacaaaattaaatacgACATTGAACTATATATCTGTATTATTCATGAAGTTTGATAAATAATGCTAGTGTTATATTTAGAGTAAAGAcacaaatatctaatattttacaAGTCGGTATCAatttctattaataatttaatgtacACGATcaaatacaaaagttgtaatggttATCAAACGAGACCCAAAACGTGAGCACTTTCGAATAGTTCACCATTTTTATTCAGTATACTTagattaaaaaaatcaacaaagtttAATACTTATAAACCACGGTATTTATCTGAGTGTTCGACTGTCCAAAAGCAGGCCCCTGCATGGcaaggtgtttaaggcactcgacttgcaatccgagtgtcgcgggttcgaatccccgtcataccaaacatgctcgctctttcagccgttggggcgttatatgtgacggtcaatcccacgattcgttggtaagaaaatagcccaagaattggccataagtgatgatgactagctgtcttccctctagtcttacaaagctaaattaagaacgactagctTAAATAGCCCTCTTCCAGCTTTCCGCAGAAATTAGAAACAAACGTTATGCTATTCTTAAGCGTTAAGGTAGCT is part of the Tachypleus tridentatus isolate NWPU-2018 chromosome 4, ASM421037v1, whole genome shotgun sequence genome and encodes:
- the LOC143248131 gene encoding uncharacterized protein LOC143248131 → MDIIPSGGADVDGRGRSIDCILSYHNLSLFSTGFYTYFCAPSQRSPLSFRADRLYNYNCPFTLVKLKPVLHPSGCSLVGPDDIYYKMLWRLFPVSLAILLAIPSCVGPILSHSFLQELVVLKDCVLSVTRLSAITGQPRAVCRRLPHLVSCVKHELFFFTSDCHELSKRQVSRRVSQYGNRRRISNRNQLVTSTRDPDYYYYYYEDYYYQDDHDKTTTTTTTTTTPPPRRRFRGRFRRPRRRFRVRVRDNENLNRRPFSRRRGRRPPTNTTTTSTTTTTTTPVPTTTRRYYPPRYDGRYIDYLSDPNLPRELNGVDLNGYPFFPILPDDIIFECNDRHDGYYASVPHRCQLFHYCFGGQRFDFLCPNYTLYDQQTFTCRFVNKVDCASSELFYHKNDALYVETTTLSDEDQESKKKENKDDDYEYYYDE